From a single Spongiibacter taiwanensis genomic region:
- the doeA gene encoding ectoine hydrolase, which yields MKQRDDMTFPIEEYQRRLSGLRQRIAQRHLDAVVITDPENIMYLTDYQTTGYSFFQALVVPVDDDPFMITRAMEESNIHARTWVERTRPYPDTGDAIQMLVDALREFGLDKKRIGYERNSYFFPAYQQDRIHTTLTDAKLLDCFGIVEQGRICKSPVEIELMYRAAAATEAGMKAGIEACQAGVTENEIGAAISAGMFNAGGEPPAVMPYVTSGPRSMIGHATWEGRTVQPGEHVFLEVGGCYRRYHTAMMRTIVNGTLTDSMYKAQEKMKHALDAVHENFQPGMTVSDADNMVRNIISDNDVGARLITRSGYSIGIAFPPSWDEGYIVSLKQGESVVLEEGMTFHIIPWMWGVDGDKTVGISDTIYITDEGCKSFFSMDRDFTVKPCKESAKPIPLDEARAKEKSADKAKENGVSKSTQA from the coding sequence ATGAAACAGCGCGACGATATGACCTTTCCAATCGAAGAGTATCAACGGCGGCTCAGTGGTTTGCGCCAGCGTATCGCCCAACGGCATCTCGATGCGGTGGTCATCACCGACCCCGAGAACATCATGTACCTGACCGACTACCAGACTACCGGCTATTCGTTCTTCCAGGCGCTGGTGGTTCCCGTCGATGACGACCCCTTCATGATCACCCGGGCGATGGAAGAGTCAAACATCCACGCCCGTACCTGGGTAGAGCGTACCCGCCCCTACCCAGACACCGGCGATGCGATCCAAATGCTGGTGGATGCCCTGCGCGAGTTTGGGCTGGACAAAAAGCGCATTGGATACGAGCGCAACAGTTATTTCTTCCCGGCGTATCAGCAGGACCGGATTCACACCACCCTGACCGATGCCAAATTGCTGGACTGTTTTGGCATTGTAGAACAGGGCCGGATATGTAAATCCCCGGTGGAAATCGAGTTGATGTACCGCGCCGCAGCGGCGACCGAGGCGGGCATGAAGGCCGGCATCGAAGCCTGTCAGGCCGGCGTGACCGAGAACGAAATTGGCGCCGCAATCAGCGCTGGCATGTTCAATGCGGGCGGAGAGCCGCCGGCAGTAATGCCCTACGTAACCTCCGGTCCCCGTTCGATGATCGGCCACGCTACCTGGGAAGGTCGCACGGTGCAGCCAGGCGAGCACGTCTTCCTGGAAGTGGGCGGCTGCTACCGGCGCTATCACACCGCCATGATGCGCACCATCGTTAACGGCACACTGACCGATTCCATGTACAAGGCCCAGGAGAAAATGAAGCACGCCCTGGATGCCGTGCACGAGAACTTCCAGCCGGGAATGACGGTTTCTGACGCTGACAATATGGTGCGAAATATTATTTCCGACAATGACGTTGGCGCCCGCCTCATTACCCGTTCGGGTTACTCCATTGGTATCGCCTTTCCCCCCAGTTGGGACGAGGGCTACATTGTCAGCCTGAAGCAAGGCGAATCGGTGGTGCTGGAGGAAGGCATGACCTTCCACATTATTCCGTGGATGTGGGGTGTGGATGGTGACAAAACCGTGGGCATCTCCGACACCATTTATATCACCGACGAGGGCTGCAAATCCTTTTTCTCGATGGACCGGGATTTCACGGTAAAGCCCTGCAAAGAAAGTGCAAAGCCCATCCCCCTGGACGAGGCCAGGGCCAAGGAAAAAAGCGCCGACAAGGCAAAAGAAAATGGCGTGAGTAAATCCACTCAGGCGTAG
- a CDS encoding NAD-dependent succinate-semialdehyde dehydrogenase has product MLVARNPYTGNIVEEYPALTTEQFHQRIGDAYRAFDGWQALTFSERGAVLKAVAAELRADKVRLAETMAVEMGKPVKEGGPEVEKAAFCAEYYADNAEAFLQREELASDASLSYVCYQPLGTLLGILPWNAPAWLAFRYLAPALMAGNTCVMKHDPNVPGSARLIAEAFVRAGAPENIVVNLPIETPQVEEAIRDPRIAAVSFTGSAVAGAKVAAVAGSEIKRTVLELGGSDPCIVMADADLDAAADVAVLSRIINAGQSCIAAKRIIIEERIYEDFCQRLQSRLEKLKLGDPLEMTTDIGPIARADLRDNLHRQVSETVAAGAQCRQGGNMPEGPGFFYPVTLLTEVKEHMCAFKEETFGPVMCAISASDIEEAVQLANETPYGLGAAIWTGNAELARQVADRLEAGQVAVNGIVKTDPRLPSGGIKRSGYGRELGPHGIREFVNAKQIWIK; this is encoded by the coding sequence ATGTTAGTTGCACGCAATCCCTACACCGGCAATATTGTCGAAGAGTACCCAGCCCTCACCACCGAGCAATTTCACCAGCGGATCGGCGATGCATACCGCGCCTTTGACGGCTGGCAAGCGCTGACGTTTAGTGAGCGCGGCGCCGTCCTCAAGGCCGTGGCCGCAGAGCTGCGCGCCGACAAGGTTCGACTCGCCGAAACCATGGCGGTAGAGATGGGCAAGCCCGTAAAAGAGGGCGGCCCGGAAGTAGAAAAGGCAGCGTTCTGCGCGGAATACTACGCAGATAACGCCGAGGCGTTTCTCCAGCGAGAGGAACTCGCCTCCGATGCCTCTCTCAGTTACGTCTGTTACCAGCCGCTGGGCACATTACTCGGCATCCTGCCCTGGAACGCCCCCGCCTGGCTGGCGTTTCGCTACCTCGCCCCCGCGCTAATGGCGGGCAACACCTGTGTAATGAAACACGACCCCAATGTACCGGGCTCCGCCCGCCTGATTGCAGAGGCCTTCGTCCGCGCCGGCGCGCCAGAGAATATTGTGGTCAACCTGCCCATCGAGACCCCACAGGTGGAAGAGGCCATTCGCGATCCGCGCATCGCTGCCGTGTCCTTCACGGGCTCGGCGGTTGCCGGTGCCAAGGTGGCCGCCGTCGCGGGCTCCGAGATCAAGCGCACCGTGCTGGAGCTGGGCGGCTCCGACCCCTGTATTGTGATGGCGGATGCCGACCTCGATGCCGCAGCAGACGTGGCGGTGCTATCGCGCATTATCAACGCGGGGCAATCCTGTATTGCCGCTAAACGCATCATCATTGAAGAGCGCATCTACGAGGATTTCTGCCAGCGGCTGCAGTCCCGGTTGGAAAAGCTCAAACTGGGCGACCCTCTGGAAATGACCACTGACATTGGCCCCATCGCCAGAGCCGACCTGCGCGACAACTTGCATCGCCAGGTTAGCGAGACAGTGGCCGCGGGCGCCCAATGCCGCCAGGGTGGCAACATGCCCGAGGGTCCCGGCTTCTTTTATCCGGTCACCCTGCTCACCGAGGTCAAGGAACACATGTGCGCCTTCAAGGAGGAAACCTTCGGCCCGGTGATGTGCGCCATCAGCGCCAGCGATATCGAAGAAGCTGTGCAGTTGGCTAACGAAACCCCCTACGGCCTGGGTGCAGCCATTTGGACGGGCAATGCCGAACTCGCCCGCCAGGTAGCCGACCGGCTGGAGGCTGGCCAAGTCGCGGTGAACGGAATCGTAAAAACCGACCCTCGTCTGCCCAGTGGCGGCATCAAGCGCTCGGGCTATGGCCGGGAGCTCGGTCCCCACGGTATTCGCGAGTTTGTGAACGCCAAGCAGATCTGGATTAAATAA
- a CDS encoding transporter: MKILLAGLALVPGLALAHGGPATASGASSHAPISVMGDHTHKQGEWMLSYRYMQMNMDGNLDGSDGISTRQITGTMMAPGKYMVAPEKMTMTMHMLGAMYAPSDDLTLMVMLPWVSTEMDHVTRMGAAFTTETEGVGDVKISGLVNVYQSPDGGHKVHLNLGLSVPTGSIDERDDTPAMANAKLPYSMQLGSGSVDLMPGVTYRGFDNHYSWGLQARATLPTGENDNDYQLGNRYGVTGWMARSLSHALSVSLGLQYQYWNEIDGARADLNPMMVPTADPNAYGGQRGDLSVGLNYLFEKGALKGHRLALEYSQPVYQRLDGPQMEAESTLTLGWQYAF; encoded by the coding sequence ATGAAAATTCTGCTTGCAGGTCTCGCCCTGGTGCCCGGTCTGGCGTTGGCTCATGGGGGGCCTGCCACTGCCAGCGGCGCCAGTTCCCACGCCCCCATTTCGGTGATGGGCGATCATACCCACAAGCAGGGTGAGTGGATGCTTTCCTATCGGTACATGCAGATGAACATGGACGGCAATCTGGACGGCAGTGACGGCATTTCTACCCGGCAAATCACGGGCACCATGATGGCGCCGGGCAAATACATGGTCGCTCCTGAAAAAATGACCATGACCATGCATATGTTAGGGGCCATGTACGCGCCCAGCGACGATCTGACCCTGATGGTGATGCTGCCCTGGGTGTCCACCGAGATGGATCACGTTACCAGGATGGGCGCGGCGTTCACCACCGAGACCGAGGGGGTGGGCGATGTGAAGATCAGTGGTCTGGTCAATGTTTATCAGTCGCCGGATGGCGGCCATAAAGTGCATCTGAATCTGGGGCTCAGTGTGCCCACGGGGTCCATCGACGAGCGGGACGATACACCGGCGATGGCCAATGCCAAATTACCTTACTCGATGCAGCTGGGGTCGGGCAGCGTGGATTTGATGCCCGGGGTGACATATCGGGGCTTTGACAATCACTACAGTTGGGGCCTGCAAGCGCGTGCGACCTTGCCCACCGGTGAGAACGACAATGACTACCAGTTGGGCAACCGCTATGGCGTGACCGGTTGGATGGCGCGCAGCCTGAGCCACGCGTTGAGTGTATCGCTGGGGCTGCAGTATCAATACTGGAACGAAATTGATGGCGCGCGGGCCGATCTGAATCCGATGATGGTGCCAACGGCCGACCCCAATGCCTACGGTGGTCAGCGTGGGGATTTGTCGGTGGGGCTGAATTACCTGTTTGAGAAGGGAGCGCTAAAAGGGCATCGCCTGGCCCTGGAATACAGTCAGCCGGTGTACCAGCGTCTTGATGGTCCGCAAATGGAGGCGGAGTCGACGCTAACGCTTGGCTGGCAATACGCCTTTTAA
- a CDS encoding thiol-disulfide oxidoreductase DCC family protein translates to MIASSPPHISPDDQVLLFDGVCALCRGWGRFIIRTDKHCRIRLCSVQSDAGQDLLRHFDLPTDQFDTLVFIRKGQPLLRSRAVLAVLTELGWPWKLAGVFRLIPVGLSDWLYTRLARNRYRLFGMLNGGVYDQCLLPTSRHSQRFVTAEQATEG, encoded by the coding sequence ATGATCGCTAGCTCCCCTCCGCATATTTCCCCAGACGATCAGGTGCTGTTATTCGACGGTGTCTGCGCCCTATGTCGCGGCTGGGGACGGTTTATCATTCGGACCGACAAGCATTGCCGCATTCGGCTGTGCAGTGTGCAGTCTGATGCAGGCCAGGACCTGCTGCGCCACTTCGATTTACCCACTGACCAATTCGATACTCTGGTGTTTATCCGCAAGGGCCAACCCTTGCTGCGCAGCCGGGCCGTGCTCGCGGTACTGACCGAACTTGGCTGGCCCTGGAAGCTGGCCGGGGTGTTTCGCCTCATACCGGTCGGGTTGTCAGACTGGCTATACACTCGCCTCGCCCGCAACCGCTACCGGCTATTTGGCATGCTTAACGGCGGCGTGTACGACCAATGTCTGTTGCCAACCAGCCGCCACAGCCAACGTTTTGTCACCGCAGAACAAGCTACCGAAGGTTAA
- a CDS encoding aspartate aminotransferase family protein, with the protein MSIFEQRESDIRAYCRVYPVVFDKAENARQTDEHGKEYIDFFAGAGVLNFGHNNPKMKRAVIDYIESNGVTHSLDMHTTAKRRFMERFTTTILEPRNMPHKMQFMGPTGTNAVEAALKIARRATGRREIVAFTRGFHGMTLGALACTANQVFRGAAGIPLEHVSHQPFGCEPKCGDCSLGCGIANLDALRAQYQDGSSGLTPPAAFLVEPIQAEGGVNVADPKWLAALQQLARDIGALVIFDEIQVGCGRTGSYFSFDGMGLDPDIICLAKGIGGMGTPMAMNLVKPEIDKHWNPGEHTGTFRGQCLSFVAGGEALGYFEDDNLMKEVAEKAATMRGAVDDLAQRYDAVEVRGKGMILGVDVGNGANAKAIVEKCFEQGLLVSACGSGGRVIKLIPPLTIPDDDLKTGLDILVQNTAQVMEAAA; encoded by the coding sequence ATGAGCATTTTTGAACAACGCGAATCGGATATCCGGGCCTACTGCCGGGTCTACCCTGTGGTGTTTGACAAGGCTGAGAATGCCCGACAGACCGACGAACACGGCAAGGAATACATCGACTTTTTCGCCGGTGCCGGGGTCCTCAATTTCGGCCACAACAACCCGAAAATGAAGCGCGCTGTGATCGACTACATCGAGAGCAACGGCGTCACCCACAGCCTCGATATGCACACCACGGCCAAGCGCCGGTTTATGGAGCGGTTCACGACCACCATCCTTGAGCCACGCAACATGCCCCATAAAATGCAGTTTATGGGGCCTACCGGCACCAACGCGGTGGAGGCCGCCCTGAAAATCGCCCGGCGGGCAACGGGCCGCCGCGAGATTGTCGCCTTCACCAGGGGCTTTCACGGCATGACCCTGGGCGCACTGGCTTGCACCGCCAACCAGGTCTTCAGAGGCGCTGCAGGAATCCCCCTTGAGCACGTCAGCCACCAGCCCTTCGGCTGCGAGCCCAAGTGTGGTGACTGTAGCCTTGGCTGCGGCATTGCCAACCTCGACGCCCTGAGAGCCCAGTACCAGGACGGCTCGAGCGGCCTCACCCCACCGGCAGCCTTTCTGGTTGAGCCGATTCAGGCCGAGGGCGGCGTCAACGTAGCCGACCCCAAATGGCTGGCGGCATTACAACAACTCGCCCGGGATATCGGCGCCCTGGTCATCTTCGACGAGATTCAGGTCGGCTGTGGCCGCACCGGTTCCTATTTCAGCTTCGACGGCATGGGCCTCGACCCCGACATCATCTGCCTGGCCAAGGGCATTGGCGGCATGGGCACCCCCATGGCCATGAACCTGGTCAAGCCCGAGATCGACAAACACTGGAATCCAGGCGAGCACACCGGCACGTTCCGGGGACAGTGCCTGTCCTTCGTCGCAGGCGGCGAAGCCCTGGGCTATTTCGAAGACGACAACCTGATGAAAGAGGTGGCCGAAAAAGCCGCCACCATGCGCGGCGCCGTGGACGATCTCGCCCAGCGCTACGACGCCGTGGAAGTTCGCGGCAAAGGCATGATCCTCGGCGTCGACGTGGGCAATGGCGCCAACGCCAAAGCCATTGTCGAGAAGTGCTTCGAGCAGGGCTTGCTGGTATCTGCCTGCGGTTCGGGCGGCCGTGTGATCAAACTGATTCCACCGCTGACCATCCCCGATGACGACCTCAAAACCGGTCTGGATATCCTGGTCCAGAATACCGCCCAGGTAATGGAGGCCGCCGCATGA